In one Mobula hypostoma chromosome 17, sMobHyp1.1, whole genome shotgun sequence genomic region, the following are encoded:
- the fam221a gene encoding protein FAM221A isoform X1 produces the protein MEPVDPKRAVDSYLEYRRIVGEDDGGTLFTPEEYERYKREVLPMRLQNRLFVSWSSPGGIDCKLVGPETLCFCRHRYKQHKTDFKRIPTERPILLPCRVTGCRCIAYSYIPLNGTQPIRCRCKHYADHHDELAPYKCNECAGCAGFHSSFTCGCGEPTYAHTMIVETKAERLARGRSVGPDVPYAAVGGLTGFNALAEGYMRLDSSGIGAPSNEILDAPSTPMDHPFLRAFAPQIEAINAGKPTDDVYGLSRFAHLPTAEERDMAYFESRYQERLKLEKATKGQKKVTAPKGETSQLTKPSKGPKNRKS, from the exons GATTGTTGGTGAGGATGATGGAGGGACCCTGTTTACACCAGAGGAATATGAGAGGTACAAGAGAGAAGTGCTGCCAATGCGATTACAAAATCGCCTTTTTGTTAGCTGGTCGTCACCCGGAGGGATCGACTGCAAATTAGTTGGCCCAGAAACACTCTGTTTTTGCCGGCACAG ATATAAACAACACAAAACAGATTTtaagagaattccaacagagcgTCCCATTTTGCTGCCGTGCAGAGTGACGGGCTGCAGGTGTATCGCCTATAGTTACATTCCATTGAACGGGACGCAGCCAATCCGCTGCAGGTGCAAGCATTATGCAGACCACCATGATGAACTGGCACCTTACAAATGCAACGAGT GTGCAGGTTGTGCTGGGTTTCATAGCTCCTTTACTTGTGGCTGTGGTGAACCAACATACGCTCATACAATGATAGTTGAGACAAAAGCAGAGCGTTTGGCCAGAGGACGATCTGTGGGGCCTGATGTTCCCTATGCTGCCGTGGGAGGACTGACTGGATTTAATGCACTGGCAGAAGGATACATGCGACTAGACTCAAGTGGAATAG GAGCACCAAGCAATGAAATTCTTGATGCACCTTCTACTCCTATGGACCACCCTTTCCTGAGAGCTTTCGCACCACAAATAGAggcaataaatgcaggaaaaccaACAGATG ATGTTTATGGGCTAAGCCGATTTGCCCACCTTCCCACAGCCGAGGAACGAGACATGGCTTACTTTGAAAGCCGCTATCAAGAGCGG CTCAaattggaaaaggctacaaagggTCAGAAAAAGGTTACTGCACCTAAAGGTGAAACTTCACAACTGACAAAGCCTTCGAAAGGACCAAAAAACAGGAAATCCTAA
- the fam221a gene encoding protein FAM221A isoform X2 translates to MQGVQTRFTRTRPRHRIVGEDDGGTLFTPEEYERYKREVLPMRLQNRLFVSWSSPGGIDCKLVGPETLCFCRHRYKQHKTDFKRIPTERPILLPCRVTGCRCIAYSYIPLNGTQPIRCRCKHYADHHDELAPYKCNECAGCAGFHSSFTCGCGEPTYAHTMIVETKAERLARGRSVGPDVPYAAVGGLTGFNALAEGYMRLDSSGIGAPSNEILDAPSTPMDHPFLRAFAPQIEAINAGKPTDDVYGLSRFAHLPTAEERDMAYFESRYQERLKLEKATKGQKKVTAPKGETSQLTKPSKGPKNRKS, encoded by the exons GATTGTTGGTGAGGATGATGGAGGGACCCTGTTTACACCAGAGGAATATGAGAGGTACAAGAGAGAAGTGCTGCCAATGCGATTACAAAATCGCCTTTTTGTTAGCTGGTCGTCACCCGGAGGGATCGACTGCAAATTAGTTGGCCCAGAAACACTCTGTTTTTGCCGGCACAG ATATAAACAACACAAAACAGATTTtaagagaattccaacagagcgTCCCATTTTGCTGCCGTGCAGAGTGACGGGCTGCAGGTGTATCGCCTATAGTTACATTCCATTGAACGGGACGCAGCCAATCCGCTGCAGGTGCAAGCATTATGCAGACCACCATGATGAACTGGCACCTTACAAATGCAACGAGT GTGCAGGTTGTGCTGGGTTTCATAGCTCCTTTACTTGTGGCTGTGGTGAACCAACATACGCTCATACAATGATAGTTGAGACAAAAGCAGAGCGTTTGGCCAGAGGACGATCTGTGGGGCCTGATGTTCCCTATGCTGCCGTGGGAGGACTGACTGGATTTAATGCACTGGCAGAAGGATACATGCGACTAGACTCAAGTGGAATAG GAGCACCAAGCAATGAAATTCTTGATGCACCTTCTACTCCTATGGACCACCCTTTCCTGAGAGCTTTCGCACCACAAATAGAggcaataaatgcaggaaaaccaACAGATG ATGTTTATGGGCTAAGCCGATTTGCCCACCTTCCCACAGCCGAGGAACGAGACATGGCTTACTTTGAAAGCCGCTATCAAGAGCGG CTCAaattggaaaaggctacaaagggTCAGAAAAAGGTTACTGCACCTAAAGGTGAAACTTCACAACTGACAAAGCCTTCGAAAGGACCAAAAAACAGGAAATCCTAA